The proteins below are encoded in one region of Plutella xylostella chromosome Z, ilPluXylo3.1, whole genome shotgun sequence:
- the LOC125491256 gene encoding LOW QUALITY PROTEIN: uncharacterized protein LOC125491256 (The sequence of the model RefSeq protein was modified relative to this genomic sequence to represent the inferred CDS: inserted 2 bases in 1 codon) produces the protein MQNSSPQSVNQRNNELNVIQVNLHRSKLATAELYQVAMETKVSIALVQEPYVGKHGYMKQQPGTRLIQCTLNRQKPVKAAIIVFGDLLEVIHDPQLVTETEAAAVAIGGGTKLGLVSVYFEGDQDIDPYIERTKTFCEKLNTRNLIVAGDVNAWSHWWGSVSENDRGVAYSSFLTEIDLQILNTGDTPTFETYRNGKICKSTVDVTACSTSLLGKIEDWKVDANLITSDHNAITFTLRTGKALEHLKPITTRMYNTKKANWSKFASKLKTLLVEKNITTTSVQECDNPEDLENMISTYTEAIHEACETSIPTAGKWKGEPKPPWWSKSLEDLKKDVLRKKRRIRNAAASRMPYVIAEYQKTKLEYTEKAEKAQIESWKEFCTTQEKESMWDKIYRVIKKTSGRQEDMLLRDTAGNTLSPQQSAELLATTFYPDDSESTDQPFHAELREKTKEIPREHLRDNDSPFTTVELDLVLQAMNPKKAPGPDGFTADICGAAIQCEREVFMAIANKCLSFRHFPSQWKTAHVVILRKASKEDYTHPKSYRXLGKIVEKLMVARLQWHILPTLNKNQYGFMPQRGTEDALYDLVAHLREGMNTKKFVVLISLDIEGAFDNAWWPALKHQLAKKRCPQNLYEMVCSYLSDRKIKVNYARAACEKGTTKGCVQGSIGGPTFWNIILDSLLHKLEAEGVYCQAFADDVALVFTGLAVKTLEVSANKVLDKIVEWGTRNKLNFAPHKTNAMLLTKKLKYDLPQLFMAGTKINLVEEIKLLGLIIDRRLTFKAHITAQCKKAADIHKQLARAAKVTWGLNGEIVRTIYIAVVEPIMTYAASVWSQAVELESNKKLLFSLQRGFAQKICKAYRTVSLTSALALSGLLPLDLRIQEAANLYKSKKLLSADYLPPGKDLERNVGYLDLPHPSTLTSTKYEILENTTLLDTGSQIFTDGSKIEGKVGAALSWWEDGKEKLSETFGLHPSCTVFQSELYALHRATKLVSSSTDKKVNILSDSRSSLDLLQNPKLSHPLARSIKENIARAVSDGGEIQMFWLRAHVGTAGNERADELAKTAALHSTSHDYDKVPLSYVRKKIREESVRKWQDRYATSSTGAVTRKFLPDVNQAYRITRTSKLTPAHVQMLTGHGGIGEYLYRFKLKGSPGCDCDPNISESVWHIILDCPRFLAARHDLETSINRNLVESELKDILADTNHRPHFLSYADRIFRVAARRNSTISRPEAQSTSVFQSSNPTIPAPQQVTPKATATNQLLSCGEKGEAGLRRRSVALFMDSSSERLGISFCVSGARKRVAISPGLASLLNGSTSKATMKRKAYDALPVTLVGNQSCRLVRCRNKTIALLEWADDTPFVQACSWLTTLGERAQDSNVPKIISVDAMVIEHKKGEIVDQLGCLKASKQHEIVVYEDRGEDLSFLSGHIPVRNNNHQQTEAVTGSERLQERMASESVAAAEQQEINMRMQSRISQGRAQGFLQAFKSAAQSLMGKPQRTPEWRQIPKGPIRKRTAQRTITRADMGQVVPPKLKTATSPKEHLENAVIEFVAITTATKQVNLLSCKTIMQTYRQENEGRLKILLEEAEACIYDNSSCQVLRGKMTGAYMAAYSEESGFVPWECNSSKFTVPHNNQIVVVAQCTRIMLEDKILAKVETINANWNHWTMPTITWVNGVPGCGKTTWVINNFDVSKDTIITTTTEAAIDIRNRLAHRIGDMVKTRVRTMASVLVNGFREHVGCQRLIIDEALMNHFGAIVMAAHLSRACDIALIGDINQLPYIDRENLFELRYNRPTLVANITQELLCSYRNPMDVGSRRVFRAIGATHSAWYTASGETPTPYPTCHKGAFTGEAGVAGESSNHF, from the exons ATGCAAAACTCATCCCCCCAAAGTGTCAATCAACGTAACAATGAATTAAACGTAATTCAAGTGAATCTGCATAGGTCTAAACTGGCAACCGCAGAACTATACCAGGTGGCAATGGAGACAAAAGTTTCAATAGCTCTTGTTCAAGAACCCTACGTGGGAAAACATGGCTATATGAAACAACAGCCAGGAACACGCCTTATCCAGTGCACACTAAACCGACAAAAGCCAGTAAAGGCAGCCATCATCGTCTTCGGCGACTTGCTAGAGGTAATCCACGATCCACAGCTGGTGACAGAAACCGAAGCAGCAGCCGTGGCGATCGGAGGGGGCACAAAACTGGGCCTGGTATCAGTTTACTTTGAGGGGGATCAGGACATAGATCCATACATTGAAAGGACTAAAACATTCTGCGAAAAATTGAACACGCGAAACCTCATTGTAGCAGGCGACGTTAACGCATGGAGTCACTG GTGGGGAAGCGTCTCGGAAAATGACAGAGGGGTGGCGTACAGCTCATTCCTAACAGAAATTGACCTCCAAATTCTCAACACAGGAGACACACCAACCTTCGAAACCTACAGAAATGGAAAAATATGCAAAAGTACGGTAGATGTCACCGCCTGTAGCACGTCCCTTCTGGGTAAGATCGAGGACTGGAAAGTCGACGCAAACTTAATAACTTCTGACCACAACGCAATCACCTTTACACTGCGAACGGGAAAGGCACTAGAACACCTAAAGCCAATCACAACGCGTATGTATAATACCAAAAAGGCGAACTGGTCGAAATTTGCGTCAAAACTAAAAACCCTCCTGGTTGAGAAAAATATCACAACTACGTCCGTACAAGAGTGTGACAATCCAGAAGATCTTGAAAATATGATCTCAACGTACACTGAAGCCATCCACGAAGCCTGCGAAACGTCCATCCCAACCGCAGGAAAATGGAAAGGGGAACCCAAACCCCCGTGGTGGTCAAAGTCGCTTGAAGATCTCAAAAAAGATGTGTTGAGGAAAAAAAGAAGAATAAGGAATGCTGCTGCAAGCAGAATGCCCTATGTCATAGCGGAATACCAAAAAACTAAACTAGAATACACCGAAAAAGCCGAGAAAGCCCAAATAGAGAGCTGGAAGGAGTTCTGCACGACTcaggaaaaagaaagcatgTGGGACAAAATCTACAGGGTGATAAAGAAAACCTCAGGCAGGCAGGAAGACATGCTCCTCAGAGACACTGCGGGCAACACTTTATCCCCACAACAGTCAGCAGAACTCCTAGCAACGACGTTTTACCCAGATGACTCCGAAAGCACCGACCAACCATTCCATGCGGAACTGAGAGAAAAAACCAAGGAAATACCACGGGAACATCTAAGAGATAACGACTCACCCTTTACAACTGTGGAACTCGACCTTGTGCTACAAGCAATGAACCCAAAAAAAGCCCCAGGACCCGATGGCTTCACTGCCGATATCTGTGGCGCAGCCATCCAGTGCGAGAGGGAGGTGTTTATGGCGATAGCCAATAAATGCTTATCATTTAGACACTTCCCATCGCAATGGAAAACGGCGCACGTGGTGATCTTGCGGAAAGCTAGCAAAGAGGACTACACGCACCCAAAATCCTACAG TCTCGGAAAAATAGTTGAAAAACTAATGGTCGCTCGCCTACAGTGGCATATCTTACCGACGCTCAACAAAAACCAGTACGGCTTTATGCCCCAGAGAGGTACCGAGGACGCTCTCTATGACCTTGTAGCACACCTAAGAGAGGGAATGAACACCAAAAAATTTGTTGTACTTATCTCCTTGGACATAGAGGGCGCCTTCGACAACGCATGGTGGCCCGCTTTAAAACATCAACTGGCAAAAAAAAGGTGCCCACAAAATCTGTACGAGATGGTATGCTCATATCTCAGTGACCGAAAGATCAAGGTCAACTACGCTCGAGCGGCATGTGAGAAGGGGACCACTAAGGGATGTGTCCAAGGCTCCATAGGAGGACCAACTTTCTGGAACATCATCCTCGACTCACTGTTGCACAAACTAGAGGCTGAAGGAGTGTATTGTCAAGCATTCGCAGATGACGTGGCCCTTGTCTTCACAGGTCTAGCAGTAAAAACCCTAGAGGTGTCGGCTAACAAAGTACTCGATAAAATAGTGGAATGGGGAACTCGCAACAAACTCAACTTTGCACCACATAAGACCAACGCGATGCTGTTAACAAAGAAGTTGAAATACGATTTGCCCCAACTATTCATGGCTGGTACAAAGATAAACCTCGTAGAGGAAATAAAACTGTTGGGCCTCATCATAGACCGCAGGTTAACTTTCAAAGCTCACATAACCGCTCAGTGTAAAAAGGCAGCAGACATTCACAAACAGCTAGCGCGCGCAGCGAAGGTAACCTGGGGACTAAACGGTGAAATTGTGAGGACAATCTACATCGCAGTAGTGGAGCCCATCATGACATACGCCGCAAGCGTCTGGTCACAAGCCGTCGAACTGGAAAGTAACAAAAAACTGCTTTTCTCGCTACAAAGAGGTTTcgcacaaaaaatatgtaaagccTACCGAACAGTGTCGCTCACATCTGCACTGGCACTGTCGGGCTTGCTGCCTCTCGACCTCAGAATACAGGAGGCAGCAAATCTGTACAAATCAAAAAAACTCTTGTCAGCTGACTACCTCCCACCGGGCAAAGATCTCGAACGGAATGTAGGGTACTTGGACTTACCACATCCGTCCACACTTACCTCTACCAAGTACGAGATCCTTGAAAACACCACCCTGCTGGACACCGGCTCCCAAATCTTCACGGATGGAAGCAAGATAGAGGGAAAAGTCGGCGCCGCCCTAAGTTGGTGGGAGGATGGCAAAGAAAAACTGTCCGAGACTTTTGGTCTCCACCCATCGTGCACGGTCTTCCAATCGGAACTTTATGCACTTCACAGGGCAACAAAACTGGTGAGCTCTAGCACGGATAAAAAAGTGAACATCTTGAGCGACTCGAGATCATCACTCGATCTGCTCCAAAATCCGAAACTCAGCCACCCCCTGGCAAGAAgcataaaggaaaacattgcgaGGGCTGTGAGCGATGGCGGAGAGATACAAATGTTCTGGTTGAGGGCGCACGTAGGAACTGCCGGGAACGAAAGAGCCGATGAGCTCGCCAAAACAGCAGCACTACACAGCACCTCCCACGACTACGACAAAGTTCCCCTGTCCTATGTCAGAAAAAAGATCAGAGAGGAATCGGTCCGAAAATGGCAAGATCGATACGCGACCTCGAGTACAGGAGCAGTCACGCGTAAATTTCTACCGGATGTCAACCAAGCATACCGAATTACGCGAACTTCTAAATTGACCCCTGCTCACGTACAAATGCTGACCGGACACGGGGGGATAGGAGAATATTTGTACAGATTCAAACTTAAAGGAAGCCCTGGATGTGATTGCGACCCCAACATCAGTGAATCGGTATGGCACATCATTCTGGACTGCCCCCGTTTTCTTGCTGCAAGACATGATCTGGAGACATCGATAAACAGGAACTTGGTGGAGTCGGAATTAAAAGATATTCTGGCAGACACCAATCACAGACCTCATTTCCTATCATACGCAGATCGAATCTTCCGAGTAGCAGCAAGGAGAAACAGCACAATTTCTCGCCCTGAAGCCCAATCAACATCAGTATTCCAATCATCAAACCCGACCATCCCAGCACCACAACAAGTGACTCCAAAAGCAACAGCGACAAACCAGCTGTTGTCTTGTGGCGAAAAAGGAGAAGCCGGACTAAGACGCCGAAGTGTGGCTCTGTTCATGGACAGTAGCAGCGAAAGACTCGGCATCAGCTTCTGCGTCTCGGGGGCGCGAAAGCGTGTAGCCATATCACCCGGCCTAGCCTCTCTCCTAAATGGAAGCACATCCAAAGCTACCATGAAACGTAAAGCCTATGACGCACTGCCGGTAACACTAGTGGGAAATCAGTCCTGCAGATTAGTACGATGCCGTAACAAGACCATCGCACTATTGGAATGGGCCGATGACACCCCGTTTGTCCAGGCATGCTCATGGCTCACTACGCTTGGAGAGAGAGCACAAGATAGTAACGTCCCCAAGATAATAAGCGTAGACGCAATGGTGATCGAGCATAAGAAAGGTGAAATTGTTGACCAGCTGGGCTGCCTAAAAGCCTCAAAACAACACGAAATAGTTGTGTATGAGGACAGAGGTGAAGACCTAAGCTTTCTCAGTGGACACATACCCGTGAGGAACAACAACCACCAACAAACTGAAGCGGTCACCGGATCAGAACGCCTACAGGAGAGGATGGCTTCCGAGTCCGTCGCTGCTGCTGAACAGCAGGAAATAAATATGAGGATGCAGAGCAGAATCTCGCAGGGGCGCGCACAAGGGTTCCTTCAGGCATTCAAATCAGCTGCCCAAAGCCTTATGGGGAAACCACAGAGGACACCTGAGTGGCGCCAAATCCCCAAAGGCCCCATCCGAAAAAGAACGGCCCAAAGAACCATAACAAGAGCCGACATGGGTCAGGTGGTCCCACCGAAGCTAAAAACAGCAACCTCCCCTAAAGAGCATTTGGAGAATGCCGTCATAGAATTTGTGGCAATAacaaccgccacaaagcaggtaaaCCTCTTGTCGTGCAAAACcatcatgcagacctacaggcaagaAAACGAAGGCCGGCTAAAAATTCTACTCGAGGAAgccgaagcctgcatatacgataacagtagttgccaagtcctcagaggcaaaatgactggagcgtatatggcggcttacAGCGAGGAAAGCGGATTTGTACCCTGGGAATGCAACTCCTCAAAATTTACTGTgccacacaacaaccaaatagTGGTCGTCGCCCAGTGcaccaggattatgctagaggataaaatcctagcaaaagtGGAAACCATCAACGCCAACTGGAATCACTGGACGATGCCCACTATCacttgggtgaacggggtacctggatgtgggaagacaacctgggtgataaataacttcgatgtgagcaaagacaccattatcacaacaacaactgaggcggccatcgacataagaaacaggctagcgcatcGTATTGGTGACATGGTCAAAACTAGGGTgcgtacgatggcatcagtcctggtaaacggctttagagaacatgtcggttgccaacgcctgataattgacgaagccctgatgaaccatttcggggcaatcgtaatggCCGCCCACCTGTCTCGTGCCTGTGATATTGCTCTGATCGGAGACATCAATCAGCTACCATATAtcgacagagagaacctattcgagcttaggtacaatcgcccaacactggtagcaaacatcacccaggagctgttgtgctcatacagaaaccccatggatgttg GGAGTAGGAGAGTTTTCCGAGCCATTGGAGCTACACACTCAGCCTGGTACACGGCCAGTGGTGAGACCCCCACGCCGTATCCCACATGCCATAAAGGAGCGTTTACGGGAGAAGCTGGAGTCGCTGGTGAATCTTCAAATCATTTCTAA